The window CTTTTTGATTTTTCACGACAGTTTGCAATTTTTTCATGACACTCCCTCTTTCTTTCCTAATAATTCTTCCAACGATCAATGAAAAATAGAAACTTGAGCCATCATTTCATGTTTAAACGATCGCCCCAACTCCTCTCAAATACTATTTTTATTAGGAAAACAGAAAATGGGAGGTTGCACTACTCGCTCCAAGTCATTCAAGTGCCCAGATACAAATGACTCTTCATCACTCCAAATTCCGAAAGTTTACAACTCTATTATACGTTTTTTAGGTAGAAAGTCACTAAATTTTTCCGTGAAAAAAGTATGAATTTTCTATTAATAGTCTCTCTATCCATTACTCTTTTAAAAACCTTGATAAATGCGAAAAATCGGGACGTAAATGGATAAAATGATGATGCCAACCGCGACCGCCAAAAACACAATGAGCATCGGCTCGATTAATGTTTTCACTTGTTCAGTTGCTTGTTCAACTTCCGATTCATAAAAATCCGCCACTTTTTCCAACATAAAATCTAACGTCCCGGAGCTTTCGCCTAAAATAATCATTCTTGTAACAAAAGGCGGAAAAGCCCAATGTCCAATCATCGGCTCAGCCATTGATTTTCCTTCTTCCAATGATTCTTTCGATTGATTGAGCACATTGATGATGACTTGATTGTCCACTATACGTTCAACAATGGTTAATGAATCAAGAATCGGGACTGAAGCGGAAAACAATGAACTTAATGTTCTCGCCATCCGAGCAAGCGCCGATTTTTGAATGATTTTACCGAACACAGGAATTTTAAGTTTCATATAATCAAGCAAATAATTGCCTCTCGGTGAACGCATCCATAGCCAGAATAAAAGCGAGCACGCCATCACAATCAATACAATAAGCCAACCGTAAGACGTTAAAACGTGACTGATCATAAGCATCAATCTAGTTATCAACGGCAGATTGGCACCAAGAGAAGCAAACATTTCTTCAAACATGGGCACAACATAAATAAACATAAAAAAGACTACCATAATAGCAACGAAAAGAATCGCCAGCGGATACACCATGGCCGATTTCACTTTTTGCCTGATTTCGTATTGTTTTTCGAAATAAGTCGCCAGCCGGTCTAAAATTTCATCCAACTGTCCGCCGACTTCTCCGGCTTTTACCATATTTATATAAATGGACGGGAAAATATTCGGAAATTTTCGGGCAGCCTCAGAATAAGCAATCCCCGAACGAATTTCTTCTTCGACTTCGACAAGCGCATCTTTCAACAGACGATTATCTGTTTGTTCAGATAATATTTTTGTCGCTTCCACAACGCTGATTCCGGCTTTTATGAGCGTTGCAAATTGTCGAATATAAATCACTAAATCTTTGTATTTGACCTTTTTGGGGAGAATATTGACTTCACGGTAAAGCAGGCCAGTCATCTCTTCCAGTGCGGCAACGGCAATGCCATTTTCTTTCAACTTTTGCACCGCTTTGCTGCGAGTATCTGCTTTCACCGTTCCTTTCACTCTTTCCCCTTTGCGATTACGGCCGCTGTACTGAAAAACTGCCATCAATAACCACCATCTGTCATATAAGGTTTGGCATCTTCCAATGAAATGAGATTTTGATTCAGCAAAGATTGAACAGACATTTGCATCGTCTGCATGCCGATATGTTTGCTTGTCTGCATCACGCTTCTTATCTGATGAATTTTCTCATTGCGAATTAAATTACGTACAGCCGGATTATTAATTAAAATTTCAAAGGCGGCAATGGCTCTGATTCGTATTTTGTGTTGAAGAAGACGGTTTCTCTTGATTGGAGGAACTGCCATTCTGACTGGTTTGAGATGGGTTGTCCGCTTCGTTGTTCGGCGTACTCCCCGTTGTTGTATTTTGTGAAGCAGGATCGATTTTTTCGTTCGCTGTGTGCTCTGTTGCATCATTCTCCGTGCCGGAATTTCCATCGGCCGTTGCGTCACTTTCTGGTTGTTTCAAGTTTTCCACAACAATTTTCGGAATCGGCAAATAAAAATCTTTTGATACAAGAGATTCATAAAATACTTTATGATTCAATGCCACTTGTTTATACAGTTCCGCCGAATACCCGTATTTGCCGTTTTGATTGGCCGCCGTTTCTGCCAACGGTCGGTATTGTATGACTTTTCTTGGCGCATACGTTTTTACGTTTTTCTTCACCAATTGATAAGTAAAAGGATCGCTAGGACCGATTAAACTGAGCTTTAATACATGATCTGATATTTTCTCGCTTTTAATGACAAACGCTGTATGATTGGGATTATAAATTTTTAAATCAGCTTTGGAACCGTCCACCCTTGCCTCATAACCTAATTCTATCCCCTCTGGCAAAGTATCACTAATATGTCTTTCTACGATTTGTAAATTGGTTGGCAACGTTAATTGATAGATGGCAGAAGCGCATTGGATGAAAAAGCCTTTGTCATCATTGTCCAGATTTTGGATATAATCATTCAACGAAAAGATTTTCTCCGGCTTCAGCGTCATGGTGGAATTGCTCGACAACCAGTCCTCCATGTCAGCCGGATCATTTACGAAAATCCTTTTGGAATCGATTATTTTCGGTTTGTTTTCAGACGCTTTCAAATATTGGACTAAATCCTCCGTTTGCTGTGAAGAATCTAAACGACCCGCTTTTTCCTTCAGCAGCTGCTTTACCTTTTCCAAATCTATTAAATTGACTAATTCAGGATTTTCTAATTTCTTGAACAAAATCGTTTTAAGAGATTGTTCATCCACTTCTGTATACAGAATATTTTTCTCGCCATCCAGACAGGCGTTCAAAGAAGATGCAACTTTAAAATGCACGACACTCATCGGTACGGAAATCGTTTTATTAAAAAAAGTAAAAGATACTGTCGATTTTTTTTGCCAATCCAACACATTTTCTGATATTTTCGATTCCGCTTCTGCTTTATTCAAAGAGGATATATTAATGGGCCCAATATATGTACCTTCTTCAAATACAGGTTCTTTTTTTGAAAAAGAAGCCATCGCCAAAGAGGTGATCTTCGAAAGAGCCATCAGAACAATTGTCGAAATCAGCAAAATAGCGAAAAAGCGAAACATGTTTGTTCTGTTCATGACAGATCACCTTTTTCATCCGTTTTATTGTTGCGCTGAGCCAGTATATCTTCAAATGAAGACTCATTTTGTTGTAAAGGATCCGCTTCCTCTTTCAATGCTTCAAACCGTTTTTGATACATTTCTTGCATGCTTTCATCTTCATTTAAGGCCGAAATCATTGAAAGATCATATTCCGTGTCAAGGGGAGGAGCCGTTAATTCATCACGCAAAGAATCGGGACGATCTTCTTTCAATCCGCCATTAGGTTGGATCGGGATGTCAAGATTATCTGCCATCGCTGCTTTTTCTCTCAATTCATCGTAGTCAAACTTCGGCTCGGCAAGTTCAAACGGATCCACTCCCGGATTGTCTTCAAACCACGGTTCTCTTGGATATAAAAGAATGGTTAAACATAGAATAAATAAGAACGCGATCACCACGGCAACGGCATTCGGAAAAATCAAAAACGCTACCTTCGCAATCAAAAAGCAAAAAATACTTGCTATGATCAAATAACGTTTATGGCGTTTACTCATAGATAAAGGAATCATATAAAACAAACAAGAAAATACGATGATCGGAATGACGAAAGATAAAATGGTTTTCATAATGCCCCCAAAAATGAAATTCACTTCTCCCTTCTTGAATCTATTATACTAATAAATAATACCTATTCTGTGGAAAAATTTTAATATTTTTAAATGGCGATCCAATCAGAGGTTAACATAAATAAGCAAATCCCTCTGACGGCTGCTTATCTGCCGACCCTCGGTTTCATATTTTGCCACACAACTTTTTTCATCCAGAAGCTGCTGATCCGTATTCTAAGATGAAAGGAATTATCCCTTATGAACATTTCATTCTTCTCTTAGAAAACTTTTATGGACGTCTTCCTGCCTCTGATTGAAGCGGCTGATCATGATTTAAGAGACCGCTATTTTAGCCATTCGGAAGAATCACAGATTTCAAAAAAGAGCTCTGTCAGAAGGCAAAAATTGTCTCTACTACTTTATTCTTAGCTGTCTTTCTATTATCATTGGTGGAGTAAAGAACATTGACATTTTACTCGAAAAAGTACGAATGAAAAGGCGGGTCTGCATTGATGAAAACCATTTTTGGCTACTTCTTCACTGCCGTTCTGATGGCGCTTGCGATTTACTTTTTTTATTTTGCCAATCAGGAAGCGCAGCATGTCGAAAGTTTTGACAAAGTTGTAGAAAAGAAGATTCCGATACATTCGGTGGATCTTTCTCAAGAAAGCAAATTTTTGGACCAGAACGGCCGTACGTTTCTGGAAATTCGCAACCCTTATCGAATTGTCGTGAGCAACAAAGACATTCCCGATTTCATGAAGGAATTATTTTTGCAGTCTGAGGACCGGCAATTTTACGAACATGGCGGCATAGACGCTTTCGCCGTATTGAGGGCGATGATCGTCAATTCTCATTCTCATCAAATCGAGCAAGGCGGAAGCACCATCACCCAGCAGCTGGCCCGAAACTTATACTTGAATTACAACAAAACGTTTAGTCGAAAATTATCCGAAGTGTTTTATGCCTATGAACTGGAAAAAAAATTAACGAAAGATCAAATTCTCAATCTTTATTTAAACACCATTTATTTTCAAAACGGAGTATACGGGGTGGAAGCCGCTTCCCAGTTTTACTTTCAAAAAAGCGTAAAGGATTTAACGAAAGCACAGATGGCTTTTCTGGCGGCGATACCTAATAATCCAAGCTTATATAATCCTCTTACTCACTTTGCGAATACGAAAAAACGACAGGAACGATTGATTGATTTAATGAAGAAAAACGGCTTTCTTACAGCTGAAGAAGCTGAAGCAGCCAAAAAAGAACCCATTACATTAAAATTGAAAAAGCGAATAGATGAATTTCCCAATTATTCCACTTATGTTCAAGAAGAATTGAAAGAACTGATTGCGGAAAAAGAAGGGTATAAAGAAAAACTGGCCAATGCAAATCCTAAGGAAAAAGAACAAATCGAAAAACAGTTGGAAAACCGCTTAAATAAAGTGCTATCATCCGGAATTATGATTTATACCTCTTTAAATCCAATCATACAGCAAAAAGCGGAACACGCTGTTTCTTCCGTTTTGTCTTATACCAATGTGGAAGGTGCTGCTGCGGTCATCGACAATCAACACCGAAACATAATCGCATTAGTGGGAGGAAAAGATTTTCACCATACGGATTTCAACCGGGCATACCTTGCTTACCGGCAGCCGGGATCATCGATTAAACCGCTGCTCGACTACGGGCCGTATATCGATCGTTTCCATGTTTCTTTATCCAGTCTTGTCAATGCCAACAACGTCTGCATCGGCAATTACTGTCCGACAAACTACAGCAAAAAAGAATATGGATACGTCACTCTGAAAAAAGCGTTTGCGAATTCGTATAATACTCCTGCCGTCCGGATTTTCATGCAAACCGGGATCAAAAACTCTTTTTCCTATTTGAACAAATTTGGTTTTGAAAAAGTATCAGAAAGGGACGAGAATCCGTCAGCAGCTATCGGAGGCTTTACTTACGGGATGACTCCGCTGGAAATGACATCCGCCTACACCTCATTTATTGATGGCAGCTATAAAAAGCCTAGAGCCATCCAAAAGGTGACGGATTTAAAAGGACACGTTTTATATCAGTGGAAAGATGAACCTGTCAAAATTTGGTCGCCGGATACCGTATATAAAGTCCGGGAATTAATGGCAGAAGTCGTAAAAAACGGTACTGGTAAAAAAGCGAAAATCGCCCGCCCTTATGTGGGAGGGAAAACCGGAACGACCAACAATTACCACGACTTCTGGTTTGTCGGGCTGACGGATCAATATACAGCAGGTGTCTGGGTAGGAAGGGATACACCGTCAAGCATCGAATCATTGGAACATTACGGACCACAGCTGCTCATTTGGCGGAAGATCATGCAATAATCCAATATTCTTCGTTTTTGAAACAGAAAAATCATTGAAGCAAAAAAGGTCAGCTCCTCCGTCACCCGAATGGGATCGGAAGGAACTGACCTTTTTTCGTCATTTCTCATTTTTGATTTAAATAGGCAATCCGGCCATCGCAGTGTTATAGATTTTCAGAATCATATAGAGCAGAGCGGACGTAATAAAGCCCCAAACGACAATTTGGAAGCAAATAAAACCGACGAGTTTAAACGATGTTGTCAACGAAGGGCTGATTTTATAAACAAAATAAATAAAATAGATTAAAACGGTTAAAAGAAATATGGCGATAATCCCAATGATGGATGCATAACTGCACAACGAAACCAACCCGCCGGCCAAAAAAATAAGTGAACCATTTCGGACGTTTTTTAAAATTTCTCCGTCCGTATCCGTGGAAAAAAAGAGCAAAGCCAGTTCATTGATGGTTTCAGCGACTACTTTTAAAGCCGACAGCACCATGAAAAACACTGCGATCAGTCCAATTATGACAGCCAGCTTCAATTCTGTTTCCGAAATGATTCCCAGCATTCCTTGATAAATGCCAATCTGTTTCAAAAAATTGATGATGGTGTCTTCCACATAAATCGCCAGTGACAAGCTGAATAATAAAATGGTCAAAAAAGGAAAATAACCTGTTAAATAAGTATTTTTCATGATCAGTCGCTCCTGTTTTTCTCGAATCAACTTTCATTATGCAAGAGCCTTTCTGCATTTACAAGAGCTTTATAGAAAAACATTGATTTTTCGTTTATTTATAGAATGGCAGTCAAAATATCCCTTTTCTCCATTTTCAATCGTCCAAAAATCTTTTCTCCATCTCCCAACCGTCTGCCATTCTTGAGAGTTTCTAAAAAGCCCTGTACAATAAACGGTCTACGTTTACTTTGCTTTCTTATGTATCATCGTTTATTGACAATGGCAACCGTACATCTCGATAAACAAATAAGACGGTCGTTTTCGTCGACGATCCGGATCTCCCATACACACGTAGACCTTCCAATATGCACTGCTTCTGCACGAGCTGTCACCATTCCCTCTGTTTTAGAACGGATATGATTAGCGTTTATTTCAAGTCCAAAGCAGATCTGTGTTTCCGGATCAATAAGTTGTGCTGTTCCTAAGCTTGCAGCGGTTTCCGCCAATGCAACGGAAGCCCCTCCATGAAGAAACCCCATTGGCTGCCGAGTGCGGTCATCTACGGGCATGGTCATGACCACTTTCCCTTTTTTCATTTCGATTATTTTCATGCCAAGACTGGCTATCAACCCTTGTTCGTAATTTTCTTCCATATACTATCCCCCGTTTTTTATTTTTCGGAAAATACATTGTTTTTTAAATATTTTCTCTTATTTTATCATAATCACCCCCTGTGCTACATATCTTTTCCACAGAATGACATTTATGAATCAGGAAGGAGAATCTATAAATGCACCAGCCTCCTTTCCCGCCTCATAACGATCCAAATTCTATTCCTTATGGTCCAAATCATCCAACATACATTCCTCCCAACAACCGACAATTTCCAGTCGTCCAGATCAACCAGTTCACTCAATCCGCCAGAAAATCATTGGAACTGTTAAGAGACGCACAACTGTTTTTGAATACGGTCTCCACAAACAGTGCCTATGCAAGAGAGCTGATGGACGCCGCTCAACGTTCGCAAACAACGAAAGTGATACAAATGATTCAATCGATTGGCATTAGAATTCGGCCGGAAATTTATTTTAATCCGGATGGGCTTTTAGTTCGCTTTGCCCGTATGGATGAAGATCAAAAAAAAGAATGCTGCCGATTACTGTTGGAACTTCGTTGGAAGAAATAATATAGGTTTTTAACTTTTCACTGCATTTTTTTGATAGAAAACCTGCTTAGTATGCAAGAGAATAGCCATCCCTTTCAAAGAGGCTGTTGATAACTAGGAAGCCGATCCATGTTTCATAGAGCGGCTTCCTTTGCTCCATTCATCAGCCTCTTTCCTTGTTTAAAAATACGGATATGGATAAAACGGACGCGGACCGTAAAAAGGATATGGCGGTCTAAACAATGATGCCGCTATCGCCGTTCCTAGCAAGCCGCCCAGCAGTCCACCGATAAACGGTTCCCCCGGAAAAAAGCGATGCGGATAATACATATAGGGTAACCTCCTTTTCCTATGCTACCCTATCCTTATGCAAAGACGTAAATCTTTGTATAGGCCCACAAAAAAATTTAGCTTTGAAAAGCAGCGGTACGAAAATCAAACGCCGTATCCTTACTCTTTATCAAATCGATCGACAAATAAAGCAAGCGTTCTCGTCATGACGCCCGTTGCACCTGCAGGCCCCAAGTCGTAGTCCTTATCGGTATCAGCCGTTCCGGCAATATCCAAATGCACCCAAGGAGCTCCTTCCACGAATTCTCCAATAAAAGCAGCTCCCATGATCGCATGGCCTTCTCTGCCGGGAGAATTATTTAAATCGGCTATTCGGCTATTTCGAACCCGTTTTTTATCTTCTTCCGTATAAGGCAGCCGCCAAATATATTCTCCAGCTTCAAAAGAAGCCTCTAAAATTTGTTCAAAAAGCCACTCATCATTGGTGACCGCTCCTGTTTTATCTGTCCCGAGCGCAACGATTACTCCGCCTGTCAATGTGGCCACATCGACTAAATATTCGGCGCCATGATGTTTCGCATAAGTGACGGCATCCGCCAATACTAAACGCCCTTCAGCATCCGTATTCAATACTTCGATCGTTTTTCCGTTCATGGATGTTATCACATCATCAGGCCGAAATGCCGACGCGCTCACGACATTGTCTGTAGCCGGAATGACTGCCACCACATTTTGTTTAGGTTTCCATTCGGCGATCGCCTCCATTGCCCCAAGTACAGCGGCAGCCCCCGCCATATCGGTTTTCATGCCGACAAGTCCGTTTTTCGTTT of the Bacillus smithii genome contains:
- a CDS encoding hotdog fold thioesterase, which translates into the protein MEENYEQGLIASLGMKIIEMKKGKVVMTMPVDDRTRQPMGFLHGGASVALAETAASLGTAQLIDPETQICFGLEINANHIRSKTEGMVTARAEAVHIGRSTCVWEIRIVDENDRLICLSRCTVAIVNKR
- a CDS encoding VanW family protein, with translation MNRTNMFRFFAILLISTIVLMALSKITSLAMASFSKKEPVFEEGTYIGPINISSLNKAEAESKISENVLDWQKKSTVSFTFFNKTISVPMSVVHFKVASSLNACLDGEKNILYTEVDEQSLKTILFKKLENPELVNLIDLEKVKQLLKEKAGRLDSSQQTEDLVQYLKASENKPKIIDSKRIFVNDPADMEDWLSSNSTMTLKPEKIFSLNDYIQNLDNDDKGFFIQCASAIYQLTLPTNLQIVERHISDTLPEGIELGYEARVDGSKADLKIYNPNHTAFVIKSEKISDHVLKLSLIGPSDPFTYQLVKKNVKTYAPRKVIQYRPLAETAANQNGKYGYSAELYKQVALNHKVFYESLVSKDFYLPIPKIVVENLKQPESDATADGNSGTENDATEHTANEKIDPASQNTTTGSTPNNEADNPSQTSQNGSSSNQEKPSSSTQNTNQSHCRL
- a CDS encoding transglycosylase domain-containing protein, with product MKTIFGYFFTAVLMALAIYFFYFANQEAQHVESFDKVVEKKIPIHSVDLSQESKFLDQNGRTFLEIRNPYRIVVSNKDIPDFMKELFLQSEDRQFYEHGGIDAFAVLRAMIVNSHSHQIEQGGSTITQQLARNLYLNYNKTFSRKLSEVFYAYELEKKLTKDQILNLYLNTIYFQNGVYGVEAASQFYFQKSVKDLTKAQMAFLAAIPNNPSLYNPLTHFANTKKRQERLIDLMKKNGFLTAEEAEAAKKEPITLKLKKRIDEFPNYSTYVQEELKELIAEKEGYKEKLANANPKEKEQIEKQLENRLNKVLSSGIMIYTSLNPIIQQKAEHAVSSVLSYTNVEGAAAVIDNQHRNIIALVGGKDFHHTDFNRAYLAYRQPGSSIKPLLDYGPYIDRFHVSLSSLVNANNVCIGNYCPTNYSKKEYGYVTLKKAFANSYNTPAVRIFMQTGIKNSFSYLNKFGFEKVSERDENPSAAIGGFTYGMTPLEMTSAYTSFIDGSYKKPRAIQKVTDLKGHVLYQWKDEPVKIWSPDTVYKVRELMAEVVKNGTGKKAKIARPYVGGKTGTTNNYHDFWFVGLTDQYTAGVWVGRDTPSSIESLEHYGPQLLIWRKIMQ
- a CDS encoding YufK family protein, which encodes MKNTYLTGYFPFLTILLFSLSLAIYVEDTIINFLKQIGIYQGMLGIISETELKLAVIIGLIAVFFMVLSALKVVAETINELALLFFSTDTDGEILKNVRNGSLIFLAGGLVSLCSYASIIGIIAIFLLTVLIYFIYFVYKISPSLTTSFKLVGFICFQIVVWGFITSALLYMILKIYNTAMAGLPI
- a CDS encoding type II secretion system F family protein — encoded protein: MAVFQYSGRNRKGERVKGTVKADTRSKAVQKLKENGIAVAALEEMTGLLYREVNILPKKVKYKDLVIYIRQFATLIKAGISVVEATKILSEQTDNRLLKDALVEVEEEIRSGIAYSEAARKFPNIFPSIYINMVKAGEVGGQLDEILDRLATYFEKQYEIRQKVKSAMVYPLAILFVAIMVVFFMFIYVVPMFEEMFASLGANLPLITRLMLMISHVLTSYGWLIVLIVMACSLLFWLWMRSPRGNYLLDYMKLKIPVFGKIIQKSALARMARTLSSLFSASVPILDSLTIVERIVDNQVIINVLNQSKESLEEGKSMAEPMIGHWAFPPFVTRMIILGESSGTLDFMLEKVADFYESEVEQATEQVKTLIEPMLIVFLAVAVGIIILSIYVPIFRIYQGF